From Candidatus Binataceae bacterium, a single genomic window includes:
- a CDS encoding pitrilysin family protein: MYILLSGNHRRFLLIAVMAALAILAPLANAFAGISDAVQTETLPNGTRVLVLENHKAPVATLNIFYRVGSRNEQFGKTGLSHLLEHLMFKGTKKLQPEQFSQIIQDNGGMDNAFTEYDLTDYFEMINKNHFDVPISLEADRMANFAPKQFEQEKAVVLEERRMRTEDNPEDALDEMVRSQAYVAHPYHWPVIGWFHDVSGLTLQDAYNYHSIYYSPQNAIIVAVGDFDAHQVLKQISEAFGSIKNGAKPPPVTEVEPPQDGERHIDVRHAANLPAFEWAYHVPNYKSADSFPLEIASEILSDGKSSRLYKDLVINKRMVVDIGAGYDMTSLDPGLFVVSAQIRPGVKLDDVMAETENQLSALAAAMPAADELQKAKNLEQAEFVFGQDSVLNEAMLLGRYELMGDYHLIDQYLPSIDKVTAADVQRVVKQYLVATNRTNGQLVPTGILPHGGGGMSGGQLRHAPGFPVAAGEVVQ; the protein is encoded by the coding sequence ATGTACATCCTTTTATCTGGCAATCACCGCCGGTTCCTGCTGATCGCGGTTATGGCGGCGCTCGCGATACTTGCGCCCTTGGCCAACGCTTTCGCCGGAATTTCCGACGCCGTTCAAACCGAGACGCTGCCCAACGGCACGCGAGTGCTGGTGCTCGAAAATCACAAGGCGCCCGTCGCAACGCTCAACATTTTTTATCGCGTCGGCTCACGCAACGAGCAGTTCGGCAAGACTGGCCTCTCCCATCTGCTCGAGCATCTGATGTTCAAGGGCACCAAGAAGCTTCAGCCCGAGCAGTTCTCGCAGATCATCCAGGACAACGGCGGGATGGATAACGCGTTCACCGAATACGACCTGACCGACTACTTCGAGATGATCAACAAGAATCACTTCGACGTGCCGATCTCGCTCGAGGCTGATCGGATGGCGAATTTCGCGCCCAAGCAGTTCGAGCAGGAAAAGGCCGTCGTGCTCGAAGAGCGCAGGATGCGCACCGAGGACAATCCCGAGGATGCCCTCGATGAAATGGTGCGCTCGCAGGCCTACGTCGCCCATCCGTACCATTGGCCGGTAATCGGATGGTTCCACGATGTTTCCGGGCTGACGCTGCAGGACGCCTACAACTATCACAGCATCTACTATTCGCCGCAGAACGCGATCATCGTCGCAGTCGGCGATTTCGACGCGCACCAGGTGCTCAAGCAGATCAGCGAGGCCTTCGGCAGTATCAAGAATGGCGCGAAGCCGCCGCCCGTCACCGAGGTCGAGCCGCCGCAGGACGGCGAGCGGCATATCGACGTTCGTCACGCGGCCAACCTGCCCGCTTTCGAGTGGGCCTATCATGTCCCCAACTACAAGAGCGCGGATTCGTTCCCGCTCGAAATCGCGTCGGAGATTTTGTCCGACGGCAAGAGCTCGCGGCTCTACAAGGACCTCGTGATCAACAAGCGGATGGTCGTCGATATCGGCGCCGGCTATGACATGACGTCACTCGACCCGGGGCTCTTCGTTGTCAGCGCGCAGATTCGGCCCGGCGTGAAACTCGATGACGTGATGGCCGAGACTGAAAACCAGCTCAGCGCATTGGCGGCGGCAATGCCCGCGGCCGACGAGCTGCAGAAGGCCAAGAACCTCGAGCAGGCGGAATTCGTCTTCGGACAGGACTCCGTGCTCAACGAGGCGATGCTGCTCGGACGGTACGAGTTGATGGGCGACTATCATCTCATCGATCAGTATCTGCCGAGCATCGACAAGGTCACTGCCGCCGATGTTCAACGCGTGGTGAAGCAGTACCTCGTCGCGACTAATCGGACCAACGGTCAACTCGTGCCAACCGGCATCTTGCCGCACGGTGGCGGAGGAATGAGCGGAGGTCAGCTGCGTCATGCGCCGGGCTTCCCGGTGGCGGCGGGCGAGGTGGTGCAATGA
- a CDS encoding pitrilysin family protein, producing MSGVRSITMKTTFAALAALTLLMLSARADAIEIKRMTLSNGAVLLVSESHQLPMVTISIAFDAGARRDPEGKAGLAALTAHSLSQGTKDLTVEQFDQKVDFMGSSIGISADRDYAIAGMTTLKKYLDQTLALLAGAIATPGLRETDIERRRGETVAQIRAAEEQPNYVASVAFEKAVFGNTPYGHPINGTEESASKLTPDDVRSFYRDHYKLGSAVIAVTGDVTADDIKAMLEKDLTGPTGAVTPQPEPTVPPIAAGLHPSLIDRNVAQATIILGFDGVARSNPDYYKLKVMNYILGGGEFSSRLMKIVRSKNGLAYGIDSDLDAGKFPGSYRISVQTKNKTATETISIILQQLREIQEKPVSDSELEDAKKFLIGSFPLSIDRQSEITGFMLGIELNGLGLDYADQYPKLIGGVTKEDVQNVARKYLHPDAADLIVVANQSEADIKAAKLENVDAPATQK from the coding sequence ATGAGCGGCGTGCGATCGATTACGATGAAGACCACGTTCGCGGCTCTCGCCGCGCTGACACTGCTGATGCTGTCGGCACGCGCCGATGCGATCGAAATCAAGCGGATGACGCTGAGCAACGGCGCCGTGCTGCTCGTATCGGAATCGCATCAGCTTCCGATGGTGACGATTTCGATTGCGTTCGACGCCGGCGCACGGCGCGATCCTGAAGGCAAGGCCGGGCTTGCGGCTTTGACCGCGCATTCGCTTTCGCAGGGCACTAAGGATCTTACCGTCGAGCAGTTCGACCAGAAGGTCGATTTCATGGGCAGCTCGATCGGTATCAGCGCCGACCGCGACTATGCGATCGCGGGCATGACGACGCTCAAAAAGTACCTCGACCAAACCCTCGCACTGCTCGCGGGAGCCATCGCGACTCCCGGCCTGCGTGAAACCGATATCGAGCGGCGGCGCGGCGAAACTGTCGCGCAGATTCGCGCCGCCGAGGAGCAGCCTAACTACGTTGCGAGCGTCGCTTTCGAAAAAGCGGTCTTCGGTAACACTCCCTACGGCCATCCGATCAACGGCACCGAGGAATCGGCCTCCAAGCTCACGCCCGACGACGTTCGCAGCTTCTATCGCGATCACTACAAGCTCGGCAGCGCGGTGATTGCAGTGACGGGCGATGTGACTGCCGATGATATCAAGGCAATGCTCGAGAAGGATCTCACGGGACCAACCGGCGCCGTCACGCCGCAGCCCGAGCCAACCGTCCCGCCGATCGCAGCCGGATTGCATCCGAGCCTGATCGACCGCAACGTCGCGCAGGCCACAATCATTCTCGGCTTCGACGGCGTCGCGCGCTCCAATCCCGACTACTACAAGCTCAAGGTGATGAACTACATCCTGGGCGGCGGCGAATTCTCATCGCGCCTGATGAAGATCGTCCGCAGCAAAAACGGCCTCGCGTATGGGATCGACAGCGACCTCGATGCCGGCAAATTCCCGGGCTCATACCGAATCTCCGTGCAGACCAAGAACAAGACCGCGACCGAAACAATCAGCATCATCCTGCAGCAGTTGCGCGAGATCCAGGAAAAGCCCGTCAGCGACTCCGAGCTCGAGGACGCCAAGAAATTTCTTATCGGCAGCTTCCCGCTCTCGATCGATCGCCAGAGCGAGATCACAGGCTTCATGCTCGGCATCGAGCTGAACGGCCTTGGCCTCGACTATGCCGACCAGTATCCGAAGTTGATCGGCGGTGTGACGAAGGAAGACGTGCAGAATGTCGCGCGCAAGTATCTGCATCCCGATGCGGCCGATCTGATCGTCGTCGCGAATCAGAGTGAGGCGGATATCAAAGCCGCGAAGCTGGAGAACGTCGACGCGCCGGCAACCCAAAAATGA